Proteins encoded within one genomic window of Acidobacteriota bacterium:
- a CDS encoding DUF1570 domain-containing protein codes for MARPARRSLIVLLAALALAAALPLGAAPEDADADAKLAADRKKSYESFRARCEALINDRNYASRESAHYIVESDDPRFDPKAAADLLESYQGWFDSFWSGRLTLRPHADKSFVFFFYSYYKYRQLLGDAEAAGELRPVGHYMGGVDVVAAHTDTVEPGDLPDVVVHEATHQLFKTRLYGEEAEPSPWIAEGVASYFGFTWRDRAGEFKVGEIGGKEGVVLFPKLKSRPTAAEKMLDAYQARVRKDQAEPIDEVIAIRSESEFFMNDPIDNYAASWLLVHFLLHADGGAHAAGFAAYLKHEIEGKSGPSVFYADIGMERPALVAAFKEYAGRLKSR; via the coding sequence ATGGCTCGACCCGCGAGGCGCTCTCTCATCGTCCTTCTGGCGGCGCTCGCCCTGGCGGCGGCCCTTCCTCTCGGCGCGGCCCCCGAGGACGCCGACGCCGACGCGAAGCTCGCGGCCGACCGGAAGAAGAGCTACGAGTCCTTCCGCGCGCGCTGCGAGGCGCTGATCAACGACCGGAACTACGCGAGCCGCGAGTCCGCCCACTACATCGTCGAGTCCGACGATCCTCGCTTCGATCCGAAAGCGGCGGCCGATCTTCTCGAGTCGTACCAGGGCTGGTTCGACTCGTTCTGGTCCGGAAGGCTCACGCTGCGCCCGCACGCCGACAAGTCGTTCGTCTTTTTCTTCTACTCCTACTACAAGTACAGGCAGCTCCTCGGCGACGCCGAGGCCGCCGGGGAGCTCCGCCCCGTGGGGCACTACATGGGAGGGGTCGACGTCGTCGCCGCGCACACCGACACCGTCGAGCCCGGCGACCTGCCGGACGTCGTCGTTCACGAGGCGACGCACCAGCTCTTCAAGACCCGGCTGTACGGCGAGGAGGCGGAGCCGTCGCCGTGGATCGCGGAGGGGGTCGCGTCGTACTTCGGGTTCACCTGGCGTGACAGGGCGGGTGAGTTCAAGGTCGGCGAGATCGGCGGGAAGGAGGGGGTCGTCCTCTTCCCGAAGCTGAAGTCCCGCCCCACCGCCGCGGAGAAGATGCTCGACGCGTACCAGGCGCGCGTGCGCAAGGATCAGGCCGAGCCGATCGACGAGGTGATCGCGATCCGGAGCGAGTCCGAGTTCTTCATGAACGATCCGATCGACAACTACGCGGCGAGCTGGCTCCTCGTCCACTTCCTGCTCCACGCCGACGGCGGGGCGCACGCGGCCGGGTTCGCGGCCTACCTGAAGCACGAGATCGAGGGGAAGAGCGGGCCTTCGGTCTTCTACGCCGACATCGGGATGGAGCGGCCGGCGCTCGTCGCCGCGTTCAAGGAGTACGCGGGACGGCTGAAGTCCCGCTGA
- a CDS encoding MerR family transcriptional regulator has translation MHYTSGALAKIGGVTRDALRHYERMGVLPAPERLRNNYRAYPADAPQRLRVIRSALAVGFTLEELAAILRRRSAGDAPCRQVRQQAGMKLARIEETIRHLRSLRKTLREVLGDWDARLAGTAPGRRAGLLEALAARDLSKLPAAYHDALPLRHPRSKGEKP, from the coding sequence ATGCACTACACCTCGGGAGCTCTCGCGAAGATCGGCGGCGTGACCCGCGACGCGCTCCGCCACTACGAGCGGATGGGGGTGCTCCCCGCCCCGGAGCGCCTCCGGAACAACTACCGCGCGTACCCGGCGGACGCGCCCCAACGCCTGCGCGTGATTCGATCGGCGCTCGCCGTCGGCTTCACCCTCGAGGAGCTGGCGGCGATTCTCAGGCGCCGCAGCGCGGGGGACGCTCCGTGCCGTCAGGTGCGGCAGCAGGCGGGGATGAAGCTCGCGCGGATCGAGGAGACGATCCGGCACCTGAGGTCGCTGCGAAAAACCCTGCGCGAGGTCCTCGGCGACTGGGACGCCCGCCTCGCCGGCACGGCGCCAGGCCGGCGCGCGGGCCTCCTCGAGGCCCTCGCCGCCCGCGATCTCTCGAAGCTCCCCGCCGCGTACCACGACGCCCTTCCCCTGCGACACCCTCGATCGAAAGGAGAAAAGCCATGA
- a CDS encoding DMT family transporter — translation MRRGSSRADASTPRGPSRALVIGALLLVQVFFGLHYIGAKIVLASIPPAAWAVLRIVSAAAILLAVTAFMKKAWPTSLRDHARIALYALFGVTINQVCFVEGLARTLASHSTVLNTAIPVATLLIAILMRRERPTPGKLAGIALSLCGALYLVVHSGMSLQGGAFTGDLLTLANGLSYSFFLVISKPILSRYSSQVVTALLLAYGAIGIVVFGGRDLLAADLSAVPAAAWAWAAFVILFATVAAYMLNSWALKRVDSSQVALFIYVQPVIAAGLSVIVLGESITPHLVVAAALIFAGVFVAVALSGTSAVPRTP, via the coding sequence ATGAGGCGCGGGTCCTCCCGCGCCGATGCCTCCACGCCGCGCGGGCCCTCCCGCGCGCTCGTGATCGGCGCGCTCCTCCTCGTCCAGGTCTTCTTCGGCCTCCACTACATCGGCGCGAAGATCGTCCTCGCGTCGATCCCCCCGGCCGCGTGGGCCGTCCTGCGCATCGTCTCCGCGGCGGCCATCCTGCTCGCCGTCACGGCCTTCATGAAGAAGGCGTGGCCGACGAGCCTGAGGGACCACGCGCGCATCGCCCTCTACGCCCTCTTCGGCGTCACGATCAACCAGGTCTGCTTCGTCGAGGGGCTCGCGCGCACGCTCGCGTCGCACTCCACCGTGCTGAACACCGCCATTCCGGTGGCCACGCTCCTCATCGCGATCCTGATGCGCCGCGAGCGGCCGACCCCCGGGAAGCTCGCGGGGATTGCGCTCTCGCTCTGCGGCGCCCTCTATCTCGTCGTCCACTCCGGGATGTCGCTCCAGGGCGGCGCCTTCACGGGAGACCTCCTCACCCTGGCGAACGGCCTCTCGTACTCGTTCTTCCTGGTGATCAGCAAGCCCATCCTCTCGCGGTACAGCAGCCAGGTCGTCACGGCGCTCCTCCTCGCGTACGGCGCGATCGGCATCGTCGTCTTCGGCGGGCGGGATCTCCTCGCGGCGGATCTGTCGGCGGTGCCCGCGGCGGCGTGGGCGTGGGCGGCGTTCGTGATCCTCTTCGCGACGGTCGCCGCGTACATGCTGAACTCGTGGGCCCTCAAGCGGGTCGACTCGTCGCAGGTCGCGCTCTTCATCTACGTGCAGCCGGTGATCGCGGCGGGGCTGTCGGTGATCGTGCTGGGAGAGTCGATCACCCCGCATCTCGTGGTCGCGGCGGCGCTGATCTTCGCCGGGGTCTTCGTGGCCGTCGCGCTCAGCGGGACTTCAGCCGTCCCGCGTACTCCTTGA